The proteins below come from a single Parachlamydiales bacterium genomic window:
- a CDS encoding DUF6194 family protein, with amino-acid sequence MDTISPSFISNYLLTNFADIVVINSWGETSFFYNPGNLSPRGTYFCTIKDHDGENDKASALHRDNFFRLNFGISKLSFLELFKSIPKRPPKGGIITGTYDFTEPDTLYPHPVYGWMCWVAITNPSERSFKELEGLLLESYQLVLHKHQKK; translated from the coding sequence ATGGATACAATAAGCCCTTCTTTTATTTCCAATTATCTACTAACCAATTTTGCTGATATCGTAGTAATAAATTCATGGGGTGAAACAAGCTTTTTTTACAATCCAGGCAATCTAAGTCCTCGAGGAACCTATTTCTGTACTATCAAAGATCATGACGGAGAAAATGATAAGGCGTCAGCTTTACATCGTGACAATTTCTTCCGATTAAATTTTGGAATTTCTAAGCTCTCTTTTTTAGAACTATTTAAATCCATACCCAAGCGGCCTCCGAAAGGAGGAATAATCACTGGAACCTATGATTTTACTGAACCGGATACTTTATACCCCCATCCAGTATATGGTTGGATGTGTTGGGTTGCGATAACTAACCCTTCAGAAAGGTCTTTTAAAGAACTTGAGGGCTTATTATTGGAAAGTTATCAGTTAGTATTGCATAAACATCAGAAAAAATAA